The Coffea eugenioides isolate CCC68of chromosome 8, Ceug_1.0, whole genome shotgun sequence genome has a segment encoding these proteins:
- the LOC113779918 gene encoding uncharacterized protein LOC113779918: MQSTVVSMENGKDFAAVNRTGQNRALPHRMLQLLVVFLGLCFIFSVVSVYMIRHYGADNVLAAAKPSFQPCFEKEPISLERWIKPPSKLLHSMSDEELFWRASLVPQIKKYPFTRVPKIAFMFLTKGPLPLAPLWERFFKGHSGLYSIFIHSLPSYQADFPPTSVFYGRQVPSQVAEWGRISICDAERRLLANALLDLNNEWFVLLSESCIPLYNFSIIYHYITKSKYSFVGAFDDPGPFGRGRYNENMAPEVQISQWRKGAQWFQINRKLALIIVADTKFYPKFAEFCRSPCYVDEHYFPTMLTIQAPNQLANRSITWVDWSRGGAHPATFGSADITEPFIRGILENHTCPYNDQPTSICYLFARKFAPSTLQPLFFLAPKYFGY; this comes from the exons ATGCAATCAACAGTTGTATCAATGGAGAATGGTAAAGATTTTGCAGCTGTAAATAGGACAGGTCAAAATAGGGCTTTACCTCATAGAATGCTTCAGTTACTTGTGGTGTTTTTGGGGTTGTGCTTTATCTTTTCTGTGGTTAGTGTTTATATGATTAGGCATTATGGCGCTGATAATGTGCTTGCTGCAGCAAAGCCCAGTTTTCAACCTTGTTTTGAGAAGGAACCTATTAGTTTAGAACGTTGGATAAAGCCTCCCTCAAAATTGCTTCACTCAATGAGTGATGaagagttgttttggagggCATCATTGGTGCCTCAAATCAAGAAGTATCCGTTCACTAGGGTTCCGAAGATTGCTTTCATGTTTTTGACTAAGGGGCCATTGCCTTTAGCTCCTCTTTGGGAGAGGTTTTTTAAGGGACATTCTGGGTTGTATTCGATATTTATTCACTCGTTGCCATCATATCAAGCAGATTTCCCACCCACATCTGTTTTTTACGGGAGGCAAGTTCCAAGTCAG GTTGCAGAATGGGGGAGGATAAGTATTTGTGATGCTGAGAGAAGACTTCTTGCTAATGCATTGCTTGATCTCAACAACGAGTGGTTTGTTCTGCTATCCGAGTCTTGCATTCCACTCTACAATTTCAGTATCATCTACCATTACATAACAAAGTCAAAATATAGCTTTGTTGGGGCATTTGATGATCCTGGTCCATTTGGTAGAGGTCGTTATAATGAGAACATGGCACCAGAGGTTCAGATTAGCCAGTGGCGTAAAGGAGCACAGTGGTTTCAGATCAACAGAAAGCTTGCTCTTATCATAGTTGCAGATACAAAATTCTACCCAAAGTTTGCTGAGTTTTGTAGATCTCCATGCTATGTGGATGAGCATTATTTCCCAACCATGCTGACAATTCAAGCTCCTAACCAATTGGCAAACAGAAGCATCACTTGGGTGGACTGGTCACGTGGAGGGGCTCATCCTGCTACTTTTGGAAGTGCAGATATTACAGAACCATTCATTAGGGGAATTCTTGAAAATCATACCTGCCCATATAACGACCAGCCTACTTCAATTTGCTATCTTTTTGCTAGAAAATTTGCTCCAAGCACGTTGCAGCCTCTATTCTTTCTAGCACCAAAGTACTTTGGTTACTGA
- the LOC113780778 gene encoding pentatricopeptide repeat-containing protein At4g22760, with protein sequence MQIPNFSALLTISLHIKQLKQIHGSILVNGLDHLEPILIRQIIVSSGGFHQTHVTQYVKTILNHTQHRDVSPLGYAIRFLCQHGQFQDAVIFYVQLQRSGVFPNTYALSSIPKAYGKINCKNGGISVHCQVHKYGFASVVYVQTALLDFYSKMGDIKTAHKVFDEMSDRNIVSWNAIISGYVKFGEFEMAQSVFDRMPERDIVSWNAILLGYAKAGKMDQAYVLFKEMPERGASSWNVMIRGYIDCGNIELARGFFDAMPKRNSISYITMISAYSKCGDVQSAEKIFYEEEKKDQLLYNAMVACYAQNGRPKEALHLFDEMFQPILNIQPDKMTLASAISACSQLGDSNMGGRIESYMGEFGIRMDNYLSTALIDMHAKCGNIDKAIELFHRLEKKDIVAYSAIILGCGINGRGQDAIKLFEEMIDSNISPNSATITGILSAYNHAGLVEEGYDCFELMQKYGIIPCVDHYAIMVDLLGKAGRLEEAYELIKKMPMQPHSGVWGALLLACSVHNNVELGEIAAAKCFKLEPNSTGYCSLLSKIYVSSGKWDEAKRLREAVEERGFNKVPGCSWIKPAEA encoded by the coding sequence ATGCAAATTCCTAATTTCTCAGCTTTGTTAACAATTTCTCTGCATATCAAACAGCTGAAGCAAATTCATGGCTCAATTCTAGTGAATGGTCTTGATCATCTTGAACCTATATTAATTCGGCAAATAATCGTTTCTTCAGGCGGTTTTCATCAAACCCATGTTACCCAGTACGTTAAAACAATCCTAAATCATACCCAACATCGAGATGTTTCCCCATTGGGTTATGCTATTAGGTTTCTATGTCAGCATGGCCAGTTCCAGGACGCTGTCATTTTCTACGTGCAGCTTCAGAGATCTGGGGTGTTTCCCAACACATATGCTTTATCATCTATACCAAAGGCCTATGGTAAAATCAATTGTAAAAATGGGGGGATTTCAGTTCATTGTCAAGTTCATAAATATGGCTTTGCCAGTGTTGTTTATGTACAAACAGCCCTTTTGGACTTTTACTCGAAAATGGGTGATATTAAGACAGCCCATAAGGTGTTTGACGAAATGAGTGATAGAAATATTGTTTCATGGAATGCTATAATATCTGGTTATGTGAAATTCGGAGAGTTCGAAATGGCTCAATCTGTGTTTGATAGAATGCCTGAGAGAGATATAGTATCGTGGAATGCAATTTTGTTGGGATATGCCAAGGCAGGGAAAATGGATCAGGCGTATGTTTTGTTTAAAGAGATGCCAGAGAGGGGCGCTTCATCTTGGAATGTGATGATTCGTGGGTACATAGATTGCGGGAACATAGAATTAGCACGTGGGTTCTTTGATGCAATGCCGAAAAGAAACAGCATTTCTTATATCACTATGATATCTGCATATTCGAAATGTGGAGACGTTCAGTCTGCTGAAAAGATCTTTTAtgaggaggaaaagaaagaccAGCTGTTGTATAATGCCATGGTAGCTTGTTATGCACAGAATGGCCGACCGAAAGAGGCTCTTCATCTATTTGATGAGATGTTTCAACCAATTCTGAATATTCAGCCTGATAAAATGACGTTGGCTAGTGCTATATCTGCTTGTTCTCAACTGGGAGATTCAAATATGGGGGGTCGGATTGAGTCATACATGGGTGAATTTGGAATCAGAATGGACAATTATCTCTCCACGGCCTTAATTGACATGCATGCAAAATGCGGAAATATTGACAAAGCTATTGAGTTATTTCACAGGTTAGAAAAGAAGGACATAGTTGCTTACAGCGCAATAATTTTGGGTTGTGGAATTAATGGTAGGGGACAAGATGCGATTAAGTTATTTGAGGAGATGATAGATTCTAACATCTCTCCTAACTCAGCTACAATCACGGGAATATTGTCTGCATACAATCATGCTGGTTTGGTTGAAGAAGGCTACGATTGCTTTGAGTTGATGCAGAAATATGGAATTATACCATGTGTTGACCATTATGCTATCATGGTTGATCTTTTAGGTAAGGCAGGTCGGCTGGAAGAAGCATATGAGTTGATAAAGAAAATGCCAATGCAGCCTCATTCTGGGGTTTGGGGTGCATTGCTTCTAGCATGTAGTGTGCACAACAATGTTGAACTTGGTGAGATTGCAGCTGCTAAGTGTTTCAAGTTGGAGCCTAATAGCACAGGATATTGTTCTCTTCTTTCTAAAATTTATGTGTCATCTGGGAAGTGGGATGAAGCCAAGCGATTGAGAGAAGCCGTTGAGGAAAGAGGTTTCAATAAGGTTCCCGGCTGTAGTTGGATCAAACCAGCTGAAGCCTAG